From Anopheles arabiensis isolate DONGOLA chromosome 3, AaraD3, whole genome shotgun sequence, a single genomic window includes:
- the LOC120902994 gene encoding sodium-coupled monocarboxylate transporter 1-like, with translation MDDETILLEDSSVELASVSNIESTAAPSTFSPVTFVTQIITETTKLLIDSTTQSTSTIVSSTTGPPSTAAMETSTITPETTVTDTSTVTATESILATSTMSTITEALLFSWFDYTIFALLLLLSTFIGVYFGFLSKIKQNNKKEYLLGGKTMNKFPVSASLIASHVSGITMLGVPSEMYSHGTQYWMFIIPAFTVALLMKTIYLPVFYDLQVTSAFTYLELRFDKFVRSAASLVYALQCIIYIPIVIYVPALAFSQVTGVNLHVITPIICVICIFYTTVGGLRAVVWTDTLQFVLMIGACIAVIVLGISSVGGFMEVWEAADRGKRLIFFNMDPNPFVRTSFWTVCFGLTTLWVSNLAVNQGCVQRFLAVPDLRVAKNSLIIFTAGLIFVKSCSCFIGLLIYAKYESCDPYSTHKITKIDQILPYYIMDVGSKIPGLPGLFVSGIFSAALSTMSSVLNTLAGTIYEDFIHHRMPNASEKKASNIMKMLVVVLGFLVLGLVFVAERMGQVMHIAISSSGVTSGTMLGMFTAGMISRRMNTKGIISAAVVSMVLTGTIMTGAQLNPKPPMLPLRTDGCDAGVIANVTSILSSTVPETVEGDTIPLIFKLSFMHYSLLGLITFFVVAFVVSELTGGGDISDERLLAPFRRSPEKLEKEMTLLKHNIKYEEIDMALKELQKPSDMEKK, from the exons ATGGACGACGAGACAATCTTGCTGGAGGACTCTAGCGTAGAGCTGGCTAGCGTCTCCAACATTGAGAGTACAGCTGCACCTTCCACCTTCAGCCCAGTAACGTTCGTTACACAGATTATTACCGAAACTACCAAGCTATTGATCGATTCGACGACCCAGAGTACGTCTACGATCGTTTCTTCTACAACCGGCCCACCAAGCACAGCAGCCATGGAAACTTCGACGATCACGCCCGAAACAACCGTAACGGATACGTCCACCGTCACCGCAACCGAAAGTATCTTAGCGACCAGCACAATGTCTACCATAACTGAGGCATTGCTATTCTCCTGGTTTGACTACACGATCTTCGCTCTGCTACTACTTCTTTCCACCTTCATCGGTGTGTACTTTGGCTTTCTGTCCAAGATCAAGCAGAACAACAAGAAGGAATATCTGCTCGGGGGTAAAACGATGAACAAATTCCCAGTGTCAGCTTCCCTTATTGCAAG TCACGTATCCGGGATTACAATGTTGGGAGTTCCTTCGGAGATGTACAGCCACGGAACGCAGTACTGGATGTTCATCATTCCTGCCTTTACG GTTGCACTCCTGATGAAAACGATCTATCTGCCAGTGTTCTACGATCTGCAGGTAACGTCCGCCTTCACCTATCTCGAGCTGCGCTTCGACAAGTTCGTCCGTTCGGCGGCAAGTCTGGTGTACGCGCTCCAGTGCATCATCTACATCCCGATCGTGATCTACGTGCCTGCGCTTGCCTTCAGCCAGGTGACGGGCGTTAATCTTCACGTCATCACACCGATCATCTGTGTGATCTGCATCTTCTACACCACGGTCGGTGGACTGCGGGCTGTCGTGTGGACCGATACGCTACAGTTTGTGCTGATGATTGGAGCGTGCATTGCCGTGATTGTGCTGGGCATTAGCTCGGTCGGAGGTTTCATGGAGGTGTGGGAAGCAGCTGACCGTGGAAAGCGCCTCATCTTCTTCAA TATGGACCCAAATCCATTCGTTCGAACATCGTTCTGGACGGTCTGCTTCGGTCTGACGACCCTCTGGGTCTCCAACCTTGCAGTGAACCAGGGCTGCGTACAGCGCTTCCTAGCCGTGCCCGACCTCCGGGTGGCCAAAAACTCACTCATCATCTTCACCGCCGGACTGATTTTCGTCAAGAGCTGCTCATGCTTCATCGGCCTGCTAATCTACGCCAAGTACGAGTCGTGTGATCCCTACTCCACGCACAAGATCACCAAGATCGATCAAATCCTGCCGTACTACATCATGGACGTTGGTAGCAAGATTCCCGGCCTACCCGGGCTGTTCGTGTCCGGTATCTTCTCCGCTGCCCTGTCTACGATGTCCtccgtgctgaacacgttAGCCGGTACGATCTACGAAGACTTCATCCACCACCGGATGCCGAATGCAAGCGAGAAGAAGGCCAGCAACATCATGAAGATGTTGGTTGTGGTGTTGGGTTTTCTGGTGCTCGGGCTGGTGTTCGTGGCCGAACGGATGGGACAGGTGATGCACATTGCCATCTCGTCTTCCGGTGTCACTTCCGGTACGATGTTGGGCATGTTCACGGCCGGTATGATATCGCGGCGTATGAACACGAAGGGTATCATCAGTGCGGCCGTTGTGTCGATGGTGCTCACCGGGACGATTATGACCGGAGCTCAGCTTAATCCTAAACCTCCGATGCTTCCGCTACGCACGGATGGATGTGACGCTGGTGTTATCGCTAATGTAACCTCCATTTTGAGCAGCACGGTCCCGGAGACGGTCGAAGGTGACACTATTCCACTCATCTTTAAGCTAAGCTTTATGCACTACTCGCTTTTGGGGTTGATTACCTTCTTCGTGGTCGCGTTCGTGGTCAGTGAACTGACCGGTGGCGGTGACATCAGTGACGAGCGGTTATTGGCACCGTTCCGGCGCAGCCCGGAAAAGCTCGAGAAGGAAATGACGCTGTTGAAGCACAACATCAAGTACGAGGAGATCGATATGGCGCTAAAGGAGCTACAGAAACCGTCGGATATGGAAAAGAAATAG